The following is a genomic window from Clostridium fungisolvens.
CAATGACTTAGAAAAATCAAGATTCTCTGAATACTTCGTAAAAAGAGAAATCTTTGATCCATTGCTAAGTGCCCTATTTTTAGGCAGTGAATAGGATATAGTACTACTTCTTCTAAAAGGACCCTTAATAATTATATTCCCTATACCAAGATCACTAAAAGTAATATTGCTTTTCATACTTTCATTGTTGAATTCAACTTTGGTATTGGTGTCTATTTTAAAAGTATCTGAGTAAATTTGACTTATTAAGCTATTATTCATGAGAGCTGTTACAGCCTTCAATTTTAGATTATCATCATCAGAAATAATTATTAAGCTTTTCCGAAGATCATTTTTTGAGAAAGGTGATCTAGCCTTTTTTATTAATGCAGCATTTTTATAATCAAAATTCTGTTTTTGATCATAAACATTTCTAATTTCGTTTGGTATGTTGTTATAACTTCCTATATATATTATATCCTTATCTGCTTTATCAACATTTTCAGAATACTTATTTATGTCTATCCTGTAGTCTCCACTTGTACTTAGTCCTCCAAAATATGTTGACAACATTAATGCTGCTGTCATATCAGTATCTGTATATTCATCCGGAACTAATATAATACAATTAGAGACTTTATTTTCATTTACCCTGAAAAACGGATATGGAAACTGATCAATGCTATCACTTATACCCTTCTCTTTAAAATTAATCAATATATTAGATTTACTTGATAAGGTCATCCAGTTAGCATTATTTACATCATCATCACAAGGCTTATCTGAAACTCTGCAATAAGCTTGAATAACAAACTCATTTCCACCTACCTTTATTAACTTTTTAGGTATATTAATTTTAAAGTTCTGATCCTCCATTTCTGGATTGTAACTAATTTTGCTTGAATAAAAAGGTACACCGTTTAGTAAACATGTAATTGATGCATTTTTCTCTTGATCTACAATCTGATTTATACTTAAAAATAAATTTGTATCTATGCTTTGAACATCCCACCATTTATTTATATCGAAATACATATTGTGACTTGCAAAAGTTCCTTTAAGAACAACATCATTTCCTATATCAACTCTTTTTATATTATCACTATTAGGCTCATTAGCAATATTTGTATAGTCCACCAACTGATTTTCAGCAGCATATACACTAGGCATTTTATTAATTGGACTTTGAGCACATATTACTATAAAAATCAAAGCAATTAAAAAACTCAACTTTTTATAAAACCATCCTAAGTTCATTACTGCACCTCCATTGATATAGAGTTTATAGTCTTACAGTCACCTTTCAACTTATAGAAAAAATCTATAATTCTTATTCTATTTGAAGCTTTATAACTCAAGCTTTCACCTTACTAAAATCTCTCTGTCTTATACCACTTAACTTCTCTTTTTAGTACGGTATCTTTTAAATAATTATAAAAACCAAGTGCAGCTACTACGGTCCACAACTTGCAGTAAGTAAAATACATAAGTAATATTACAAAAAAATTTTTTATATTTAATTCGCTCTTTTCTGTTGATACAGCTACTAATATGGATAGAACAAAAGCTGAATAAGCCATTACCCATAGCACCACACTATACCCACTAATATGTAAACTTACTGCACCTGTAAAACCTAAG
Proteins encoded in this region:
- a CDS encoding cellulose biosynthesis cyclic di-GMP-binding regulatory protein BcsB; translation: MNLGWFYKKLSFLIALIFIVICAQSPINKMPSVYAAENQLVDYTNIANEPNSDNIKRVDIGNDVVLKGTFASHNMYFDINKWWDVQSIDTNLFLSINQIVDQEKNASITCLLNGVPFYSSKISYNPEMEDQNFKINIPKKLIKVGGNEFVIQAYCRVSDKPCDDDVNNANWMTLSSKSNILINFKEKGISDSIDQFPYPFFRVNENKVSNCIILVPDEYTDTDMTAALMLSTYFGGLSTSGDYRIDINKYSENVDKADKDIIYIGSYNNIPNEIRNVYDQKQNFDYKNAALIKKARSPFSKNDLRKSLIIISDDDNLKLKAVTALMNNSLISQIYSDTFKIDTNTKVEFNNESMKSNITFSDLGIGNIIIKGPFRRSSTISYSLPKNRALSNGSKISLFTKYSENLDFSKSLLTVFVNGTPIGSKKLDKTKANGDTVELNIPSNISKTNYIEINIVFDLELEDYYCEQRQMEMPWAVVNDISTLYLPTKEVSTYKFETYPSPYLVNNKFNNTALVVPDNLSLNEIRSLSYMFSYIGNGTSLSGGIFKVVRASKFNDQYKNMNLILYGTAQDNPIIKQINENLWFKYNTEYNKILSNEKLFLEDEYASNIATFQFDISPFNKQCSLLVLTSPSRNILTESLLYLSSAKLSPKLIGDSAIIDKFGNLRTFRFKKDISEPGYEKIRNLDIESKNFIIFFSLFMIFIITAISLYFIKNRKRK